The following proteins are encoded in a genomic region of Burkholderia gladioli:
- a CDS encoding quaternary amine ABC transporter ATP-binding protein — MDAPKVVVEGLCKVFGNNPKQALDMLAAGSTKDDIFKQTGQVVGVHDVSFDVQEGEIFVLMGLSGSGKSTLIRLVNRLVEPTAGKVLIDGRDVASVRRSELTALRRTDMSMVFQSFALMPQRTVLSNAAFGLEVAGVGRKDRERRAMDVLEQVGLAAFAKKLPAELSGGMQQRVGLARALAVNPSLMIMDEAFSALDPLKRKEMQNVLLQLQKEQRRTIMFVSHDLEEALRIGTRIAIMEGGRLVQVGTPQDIIANPADDYVRAFFEGIDTSRYLTASDLMQTGAVPIVSRLDAANVAATLNGSAEYAFVLDEARKIRGFVTRDALGMAAPNVRQIESIPHDATLDHVVERVVASPNALPVVDDQGCYCGSVDRAVLLKAITRSRGSHV, encoded by the coding sequence ATGGATGCCCCCAAGGTCGTAGTCGAAGGTCTGTGCAAGGTTTTTGGTAACAACCCGAAGCAGGCGCTCGACATGCTCGCAGCCGGGTCGACGAAGGACGATATTTTCAAGCAGACCGGCCAGGTGGTCGGGGTGCACGACGTATCGTTCGACGTGCAGGAAGGCGAGATTTTCGTGCTGATGGGCTTGTCCGGTTCGGGCAAGTCGACGCTGATCCGCCTCGTCAACCGCCTGGTCGAGCCGACCGCCGGCAAGGTGCTGATCGACGGCCGCGACGTGGCCTCGGTGCGCCGCTCGGAGCTGACCGCGCTGCGCCGCACCGACATGAGCATGGTGTTCCAGTCCTTCGCGCTGATGCCGCAGCGCACCGTGCTGTCGAACGCCGCGTTCGGCCTGGAAGTGGCCGGCGTGGGCCGCAAGGACCGCGAGCGCCGCGCGATGGACGTGCTCGAGCAGGTCGGCCTGGCCGCGTTCGCGAAGAAGCTGCCCGCCGAGCTGTCGGGCGGCATGCAGCAGCGCGTCGGCCTGGCCCGCGCGCTGGCCGTCAACCCCTCGCTGATGATCATGGACGAGGCCTTCTCGGCGCTCGATCCGCTCAAGCGCAAGGAAATGCAGAACGTGCTGCTGCAGCTCCAGAAGGAGCAGCGCCGCACCATCATGTTCGTCTCGCACGACCTGGAGGAGGCGCTGCGCATCGGCACGCGCATCGCGATCATGGAGGGCGGCCGCCTGGTGCAGGTCGGCACGCCGCAGGACATCATCGCCAACCCGGCCGACGATTACGTCCGCGCCTTCTTCGAGGGCATCGACACCAGCCGCTACCTGACCGCCAGCGACCTGATGCAGACCGGCGCCGTGCCGATCGTCTCCAGGCTCGACGCGGCCAACGTGGCCGCCACGCTCAACGGCAGCGCCGAATACGCCTTCGTGCTCGACGAGGCGCGCAAGATCCGCGGCTTCGTCACGCGCGACGCGCTCGGCATGGCCGCGCCCAACGTGCGCCAGATCGAGTCCATCCCGCATGACGCCACGCTCGACCACGTGGTCGAACGCGTGGTCGCCAGCCCCAACGCGCTGCCCGTGGTCGACGACCAGGGCTGCTACTGCGGTTCCGTCGATCGGGCCGTGCTCCTGAAGGCCATCACCCGTTCGCGAGGCTCCCATGTCTGA
- the pcp gene encoding pyroglutamyl-peptidase I: protein MSTILLTGFEPFGGDTLNPSWEAARCVDGETLAGARVVAHRLPCVVESAPRALAEAIEATDPALVLCLGLASGRPDVSVERVAINVVDARIPDNAGHQPIDEPVVEGGPAAYFSTLPIKALVRDLREAGIPASVSQTAGTYVCNTVFYALMHFAATQRPSLRGGFIHVPCLPELAARHPGLPSLSLDTLAQAIRIMAVTALERREDIRLGAGAVH, encoded by the coding sequence ATGAGTACCATCCTCCTGACTGGTTTCGAGCCCTTCGGCGGCGACACCCTCAACCCTTCCTGGGAAGCCGCGCGCTGCGTCGACGGCGAAACCCTCGCCGGCGCGCGCGTGGTGGCGCATCGCCTGCCCTGCGTGGTCGAGTCGGCGCCGCGCGCGCTGGCCGAAGCCATCGAGGCGACCGATCCGGCGCTGGTGCTGTGCCTGGGTCTGGCCAGCGGCCGTCCCGACGTTTCGGTCGAGCGAGTCGCCATCAACGTGGTCGATGCGCGGATTCCCGACAATGCCGGGCACCAGCCGATCGACGAGCCGGTGGTGGAGGGCGGCCCGGCCGCCTATTTCTCGACGCTGCCGATCAAGGCGCTGGTGCGCGACCTGCGCGAGGCCGGGATTCCCGCCTCGGTCTCGCAGACGGCCGGTACCTACGTCTGCAACACTGTCTTCTACGCGCTGATGCACTTCGCCGCCACGCAGCGTCCTTCGCTGCGCGGCGGTTTCATCCATGTGCCCTGCCTGCCCGAGTTGGCCGCGCGCCATCCCGGGCTGCCGAGCCTCTCGCTCGATACGCTGGCCCAGGCGATTCGCATCATGGCCGTCACCGCGCTCGAGCGACGCGAGGACATCCGGCTGGGCGCCGGCGCCGTGCATTGA